AAAATCATTGGCTGCAATGCTAAACCAAAGTCCTACAGAATTTTCCAGACCCGAAACAGAAATCTTTTCGAATACCCCATTTTTATTTTCCAGGAATTGAATGGAAGTCCATTCTCCAACAGTTATTAAATCATCATCCCCATCCTGGTCGTAATCCATAAAAATTGCGTCTGTAACCATTCCAATTTGCTCTAAATCAGGAGCATTCTTGCTGGTAACATCTATAAATTTCCCTTCTTCATTTAGCAATATATGTGAATTAGGGCTATATGGATATTTATCGGGAACAATTCTTCCACCAATAAAAATATCCAGATCACCATCTTTATCAATATCATTAACTTTTACACTTTGCCCGCTTGTAAAAATGGGAGGCAATGCATTTGTTGTTTTACTAAAATAGCCTTTCCCATCATTAGCATACAATCTGTCCTGAAACATTTCGTTGCCGGCCGGGAATTCACTGCCGCCACTAACCACATATAAATCCTGGTCACCATCATTATCAAAATCAAAAAACAAGGATTCCAGGTCTTCATAAAAATTATCATTACTCCAAGGCCCGTTTTGTTTGTTGAATTTCCCTGAAGAATTTTGGATATAAAGTTCACCACTTTGATTTGCAGCTCCGCCAACAAAAAAATCTTCCAGCCCATCGTTATTTGCATCAGCCTTTGAAATAAACGGACCATTATGAGATTGGCTATAGGGCAAAAGAATCTGATTTTCAAAATCGTCAAACGAATTTTCTGTGTGTTGGTAGGTAATCCCAATTTCATTGGAAGTTATTTGCCTGAAAGAAGGCTCAACTGTAACGTTGTCTGAATTTTTA
This genomic stretch from Bacteroidota bacterium harbors:
- a CDS encoding VCBS repeat-containing protein — translated: KNSDNVTVEPSFRQITSNEIGITYQHTENSFDDFENQILLPYSQSHNGPFISKADANNDGLEDFFVGGAANQSGELYIQNSSGKFNKQNGPWSNDNFYEDLESLFFDFDNDGDQDLYVVSGGSEFPAGNEMFQDRLYANDGKGYFSKTTNALPPIFTSGQSVKVNDIDKDGDLDIFIGGRIVPDKYPYSPNSHILLNEEGKFIDVTSKNAPDLEQIGMVTDAIFMDYDQDGDDDLITVGEWTSIQFLENKNGVFEKISVSGLENSVGLWFSIAANDFDNDGDLDLFAGNLGLNSKYHVGNGKSFHIYCDDFDQSGTFDVVLSNSYKNELVPVRGRECSSQQMPFIVEKFPSFQSFAEASLIDIYGKEELDSALHYEADLLESVFIENQGNGKFEIKKLPIEAQFSPIQDFEFLDIDKDGVNEILSVGNIYNTEVETSRLDASYGCVLKYGEDKFSIINSKLSGLSSKGDARDICVIKKGNNLLLLVARNNEALNIFEL